From Asterias rubens chromosome 20, eAstRub1.3, whole genome shotgun sequence, one genomic window encodes:
- the LOC117303701 gene encoding glutamine--fructose-6-phosphate aminotransferase [isomerizing] 1-like, giving the protein MCGIFAYINHLVPKQRKVILETLINGLKRLEYRGYDSAGLAIEGSSSYPLETGKEQMTRIIKKQGKVKALEEEIQVQEDLDFDLVFDIHCGIAHTRWATHGVPNAINSHPHRSGEQNEFVVIHNGIITNYKDIKTFLQTKGFRFESDTDTEVIAKLIKYIYDSQGNKDISFRELVESVILQLEGAFALAFMSTKYPGQCVASRRGSPLLIGIKTKQKLNSDYVPILYKDAITDSRPNASTMPRSLSMSNFEIVGESKEAEYFFASDASAVIEHTNRVIYLEDNDVAAVQDGCLSIHRLKKEEGDMMSREVKTLKMELQQIMKGNYNYFMQKEIFEQPESVINTMRGRLNFEDHTVILGGLKKYLSEMNRCRRLLFIACGTSYHSAMATRQLMEELTQLPVMIELSSDFLDRRTPIFRDDVCFFISQSGETADTLNALRYCKERGALLVGITNTVGSTISRETHCGVHINAGPEIGVASTKAYTSQFISLVMFALMMNQDKLSTTERRKQIINDLRRLPDLIKEILQQDDQIKKLAEELVEEKSILLMGRGFNFATCLEGALKIKELCYLHSEGILAGELKHGPLALVDEDMPVILIAMKDGTYTKCQNALHEVLARKCRPIVICDKKDLEMQGHASRSIGIPGCVDCLQGILSVIPLQLLAFHVAVLRGFDVDCPRNLAKSVTVE; this is encoded by the exons ATGTGTG gaaTTTTTGCTTACATCAACCACTTGGTTCCTAAGCAACGGAAGGTCATTTTAGAAACGTTGATAAATGGCCTGAAACGACTAGAGTACAGAGGGTACGACTCGGCAG GTCTTGCCATTGAAGGGAGCAGCTCATACCCTCTTGAGACCGGCAAGGAGCAAATGACTCGAATCATTAAGAAGCAAGGAAAAGTCAAGGCGTTGGAAGAGGAAATACAAG TACAAGAAGATCTTGATTTTGACCTTGTGTTTGACATTCATTGTGGTATTGCCCACACACGCTGGGCTACTCATGGTGTCCCCAACGCCATCAACAGTCATCCTCATCGCTCAGGGGAACAAAACG AATTTGTTGTGATCCACAATGGTATCATCACCAACTACAAGGACATAAAGACATTCCTTCAGACTAAAGGATTCCGCTTCGAGTCGGACACCGATACTGAAGTCATTGCTAAGCTCATCAAGTACATCTACGACAGCCAAGGAAATAAAGATATCTCCTTCAGAGAGCTCGTTGAGAGTGTCATCCTTCAACTG GAAGGGGCTTTTGCATTGGCTTTTATGAGCACCAAGTATCCAGGGCAATGTGTGGCTTCACGTAGAGGGAGCCCTCTGTTGATCGGTATCAAGACTAAGCAGAAGTTGAATAGCGACTATGTTCCTATTCTCTACAAGGATGCCATCACTGACAGTAGAC CCAATGCCAGCACAATGCCTCGTTCTCTGAGCATGAGTAATTTTGAGATTGTTGGAGAATCCAAAGAGGCAGAGTACTTCTTTGCCAGCGATGCCAGCGCCGTTATCGAACACACAAACCGTGTCATCTACTTGGAGGACAACGACGTAGCAGCGGTTCAAGATGGAT GTCTTTCCATCCATCGTCTGAAGAAGGAAGAGGGAGACATGATGTCTCGTGAGGTAAAGACGCTCAAGATGGAGTTACAACAGATCATGAAAG GTAACTACAACTACTTCATGCAGAAGGAGATCTTCGAACAACCTGAGAGTGTGATTAACACCATGAGAGGGCGTCTTAACTTTGAGGATCACACAG TGATACTCGGTGGTCTGAAGAAGTATTTGTCAGAGATGAATCGTTGCAGGAGGTTGCTGTTTATTGCTTGTGGTACGAGTTACCACTCGGCCATGGCT ACGAGACAATTGATGGAGGAGTTAACCCAGCTACCAGTCATGATTGAGCTGTCTAGCGATTTCTTAGATCGGCGTACCCCAATCTTCAGAGATGACGTCTGCTTCTTCATCAGTCAGTCAG GTGAGACGGCCGACACGCTGAATGCGTTGCGCTACTGTAAGGAACGTGGCGCCCTCCTAGTTGGAATAACAAACACAGTTGGAAGTACAATCTCCAGAGAGACGCATTGTGGAGTGCACATCAATGCTGGTCCTGAGATCGGAGTGGCAAGCACAAAG GCGTACACTAGTCAGTTCATCTCATTGGTGATGTTTGCGTTGATGATGAACCAGGACAAACTCTCAACCACCGAGAGAAGAAAACAGATCATCAACGACCTCAGAAGACTTCCTG ATCTTATTAAGGAGATTTTGCAGCAGGATGATCAAATCAAGAAACTCGCTGAGGAACTAGTCGAAGAGAAGAGTATCTTATTGATGGGTAGAGGATTCAACTTTGCCACATGCCTTGAAGGAGCGCTG aaaatCAAGGAGTTGTGTTATTTACACTCTGAAGGGATCTTGGCTGGGGAGCTCAAACATGGTCCCTTGGCCCTCGTGGATGAAGATATGCCAGTTATTCTCATCGCAATGAAGGACGGAACCTACACG aaatgcCAGAATGCGCTTCATGAAGTTCTAGCCAGGAAG TGTCGTCCGATCGTGATTTGCGACAAGAAGGATTTGGAGATGCAAGGACATGCTTCTCGTTCCATTGGAATTCCTGGATGCGTTGACTGTCTTCAAGGAATCCTAAGTGTCATTCCACTGCAGCTTCTTGCATTCCATGTTGCTGTACTCCGAGGATTTGAT GTTGATTGCCCTAGGAACTTGGCCAAGTCAGTGACTGTGGAGTAA